TGAATCCTGCAAGAGAAAAGGAAGCGACCAGATGGCATCCGGACGGGCAATGACGGGCGACTCGGAAGGCAAGAATCCAAAGTTATACCACATGCCTTGCTGCTGTTCGCTAGTCAACGTTTGCTCATGGACCTCGTTATTCACGCGCCATGTATGCTGATTCGTACCTGGATGCAGCCATGGGATTCCCAATTTGTCAAAGGCTTGCTTATGCAAGGTGAGTTCGGTTTTCTCTTGTGCTGAGCTTTTGAAATTATGTACAAACACATGCGGATTAAGATCCAAATGATTGTCACGCGCATAGTCGATAAATGTTTTGAGCTCCGCAGGATAAGGAAACTGCGGGTCGTCGATCGAGACGGGGGACCCGAATTCGATGCCTCCGACGACCAGGTCGTCTTTGCCGTCGTGATTGAGATCCACCCACAGCGGGACGGAGTTGTGCCCGGCAACCAAGGCGTGATTGCCGACTTGGTTGAGGGTTGCGCCCTCGAGGGGACCTTGTGGCGTCCAAGTGCCGCCTGCGCCTTGGAGATACACCTGCAGGTCCCCGTCGCTGCTGCCGACCACGAGATCGAGTCGGCCGTCGTCGTTCATGTCACGCGCGGCTGGCGCGGCGTGTGTGGCTTGATGCGGCAGCGTGATGATCTCGCTGCCTGGCGTTAGATCAAGGGCCGCTGCGCTGCGGCCCTTGTAGAGCCTGACTCGCCCATCGGCTCCGCCGAGGACGAGGTCGAGCTTGCCGTCGCCGTCGATGTCGGCGACAAGCGGTGCTGCAGGCCCTGCGGGCAGCTGCAGCGGTTTCCCGCCCGCGAGCAGCGCCGCGGGCTTCGCGAACCTGCCGCCAGCAAGCTGCGGCAGGAGCCGTACCGCCCCGGACTCGTCGGATACGACGAGGTCCGCGCGGCCATCCCCGTTCACGTCAGACGCGTGAACGGTGCTGTAAGGGCCAAGCTGGAGCGGCTCGCCGCTCTCCAGCAAGATCTTCTCCGGCGCGCCGAACGTGTCCGGCAGCGCCAAGCCCTCAGGCGGCGGCTCGCTCGCGTAAGCCGCCGCCGCAGGGCCAAGATTCGTGTACTTATACACGAATCCATCCGCGCTGCCGGCCATGAGGTCCGTGCGGCCGTCGCCGTTGAGGTCCGCGGCGGCTGGATACGCGCGGTAAGGCAGTTCAATCGCGCTTGCAAGATCGCGATACTGGGGAAACAGCGCCTGCCGCAGCGGCTTGCCGGCAGACATCACGTGCAGTCCGCTCGCGTAGCCGGAGCCGGGCAGCTCCCCGACGAACTGCGGCTTTGCGTTCGTTCCTGTATTGAGCTGCACCGTCACGCTCTCGCGCCATTGCCCCCAATAGAAGGCATTGCGGACAAGCGTGAACGAGGGAATTTCGTTATACTTCTTGAGCAGTTCCGCCCAAGCGATGCCGTCTTTCTGTTGAATCGCCGGCATCGCCTCAAAGTGATTCTGAAATGCCATTGCAGGCCGTCCATAAGGGCCAAGCACTTTGCGAACACTGTAGCCCAGCGTTTCCTTCGCTGCATAAGAGAGCAGCTCACTGCGATACTGCATGTTGGCAGCGGCAAAATCGAAACTGAAATAGGGCTCAATGGGTAAAGCTCTTTTATTGAAATAAGTCGTGCCTGGCGTAGACTTGCCTTCCGTTTGATACTTAGCAGCCAACTTCGTGAAGCCGAGCTTAGGGTCCATGCCGCTTTTCATATCAAAGCCAGTTGGAAAGTAGCGATTTGGCAGAAAGTTGCTGCTGATCACTACGGCCCCTTTTCCGATCCGATTTTGCATGGCAAGAGAAATGGATTGACCAGCTGCATTCATGGCGACAATTGATTGTCCAGTAGAAGGCACAAAGCCGTATCCCATATGGAAACCGGGCATGTCATTCAGGGTATGATGCTTGAGATAACTTTGACTGAACAGTTGAAAAGTCTGTTGCAAGCCTTGCAGATTAACAGGTACCTGCGGGTATGTAAATAGAGGCGTTTCTGTATTTGCTAACGGCAGCTTCTGTAAGTCGACTAGACGTTCAGCCCCAAGGAAGTCTAGTGGAAAGCTGCTAGAGAAACCATTTTCAATTAGTAAATGTCCGCCCTGCTTTACATATCCTGTAAGTTTCACAACTTGTTCTGCCCACTGGGCGTCCTCAGCTAGAGAAGGGTCCAGATAAACCGCATCGTACTTGCGCAGCTGGCTGGTGGATAAGGTTGATAAGGGCTGTTTGCTAATGTCCACACCAGCTTGCAAGGTTTGTTGAAAATTTCCATACGCCGCTGTATCATAAACATCTCCGCTAGTGGCGTAGAGAAGCTTAGTTTCATCTATTTTTGGTAAAAATAGTAGGATACCCAGCATAATAAGAAGGCAAAGGCCTAGTCCGGTCATCATTTGATAAATACGAATTTTCGACAAAGCCAAAGGGATCCCTCGATTACTGTAATGGTCACTATCCTTGACATTATAGCATTCATAGGTAAGTTTGTTAACTTCTAAAGGGGCTTCATAATTACAGGAAACAGTTGGAAATGGCTAGTCTGTGTCGGATTCTGGGTAACTTTGTTATTGGCTTATGCCCTAGATTCCTACCTATCCTTTCTGTTACACTAAAGAGAAGACTTTGAGGCTTACCCGAGGGCTCTATTAATTGAAGTATTGAAAGGATTTGCTGCCATGCGTACGATACGCAGAGAAGATATAGAATTATTGGCCCCTGCGGGGGATTGGGATTGTTTGAGAGCGGCTGTAGCCAATGGGGCGGATGCCGTGTTTTTTGGTGTGGAGAAGTTCAACGCACGCGCTAGGGCGCATAACTTTACGATGGCCGAGCTGCCGGATATTATGTCGTTCCTTCATCTATATGGCGTGCAGGGCTTCCTGACGTTTAATATTCTTGTGTTCGAAGAAGAGTTGAACGAGGCTAAGCAGTTAATAGAAGCTTGTATAGATGCGGGTGTTGATGCCGTTATTGTGCAGGATCTGGGTCTGGTTAAAATGATTCGCGAGATCTCCCCTGATTTCCCGATTCACGGATCTACACAAATGACGATTACATCGCCTGAGGCGGTTGAGTTCACGAAGCCTTTCGACATTGAACGCGTTGTTCTAGGCCGTGAAAATAATTTGAAGCAAATCAAGCAGATCGGTGATCAAGCGAGGCTTCCAATGGAAGTATTCGTGCACGGGGCGTTATGTGTTTCGTACTCTGGGCAATGTTTAACTTCCGAGATGTGGGGCGGACGTTCCGCCAATCGGGGAGAATGCGCGCAAGCTTGCCGCTTGCCGTATGACTTAATGGTGGATGGCGTGCAGAAACCGATGGGCGATGTAACTTATTTGTTGTCGCCCAAAGATTTGGCGGCCATTGAAATTGTGCCGGAATTGATCGAAGCCGGTGTACGTTCATTCAAAATTGAAGGGCGTCTCAAAACCCCTGAATATGTCGCTAATGTTGTGAGCAAATATCGCCGTGCGATCGATCGCTATTTCGATGGCGAAGATGCGCGTCCGTCCAAAGATGAGGTTCGTGAACTGCAGCAAAGCTTCTCGCGCGGCTTTACAGTTGGCTTCCTGAATGGAACCAACAACAAGCAGTTGGTTGACGGCACATTCCCTAAGAGTCGTGGGGTTTTCGTTGGGCGCATCAAGCAAATTTTGCGCGATGGCGTGATTTGTGAACTGGAGGCGCCGATTAAACGCGGTGATGGTGTGGTCTTCGATGCGGGCGATCCAACGAAGAAGGAAGAAGGCGGGCGAATCTATGATTTGCGCCGCAAGGGAGAGAAGCTCGAAGGTGAAGCTGAGGGCGGACTTATCGAGATTATTATGGGACGCAACGATGTCGAGTTAAACCGTCTGCATGTCGGCGATCGCATCTGGAAGACGAATGATCCGCATTTGGATAAACGTCTGCGTCAGACCTTCGAGACCGATAAGCCTTACCGCACGTTCCCGGTCAGCGTCACAATTACCGGCGTAGAGGGCGAGCCGCTCAAAAGCTGGTGGACGGATATCCAAGGCGGTCATACCGTCTTCGTACAATCCGAACTGCCGCTGGTGCGCGCGGAGAAGCGGCCGATGGACGAACAGCTCTTCACCGAGCAGTTCGGTCGCCTTGGCGGCACGATTTATGAGCTCAGCCAGCTGGACGTCCAACTGGTGGGTGAGCTGATCGTGCCGATGCGTGAACTCAACAGCATGCGCCGCAGCGCTGTCGAATTAATGGAAGACGAGCGCCAGAAGCCTCGCTCATATATCAAACGCGAAGTCGGCGTCTATGATGACGTGCTTCCGTCTGTCACGGAGCGTCATGAAGCCGCCGTTAATGCGCCTGCACTGTCCCTGGCGGATCGCAGCGCCGTGGAGCTTACTGCACTTTGCCGCAACCTCGAGCAGGTGAAGGCTGTGTTAGAAACGACGGATGATGTGCAACTGATTTACGCTGATTTTGAATTTATTAAGCAGTTCCCTGCGGCCGTTGAAGCCGTTCATGCGGCTGGGCGCAAGATTGCGCTGGTGACGCCACGTATTCATATGCCAGGGGAAACGGGCTATTTTAACAATATACTCAAGCTCAAGCCTGATGCGGTATTGATCCGCAATACAGGGGCCGCTTACTTCTTCTTGAAACATCGTTTGGAGAATCCGGATGCCCCGCAACCGCAGCTTATCGGAGACTTCTCGCTGAATGTGGCGAACCACAAAGCAGCTGCGCTGTTCCTTGAAGCGGGTCTTGCCAAAGTGACGCCGTCGTACGATCTGAACATTCAACAAATGGTTGATCTGCTGCGCCGCGCCGAAGCCTCCAAGCTGGAGGTCGTCATTCATCAACATATGCCGATGTTCCATACGGAACATTGTGTATATTGCACATTCCTGAGCGAAGGGACTGACTTTACGAACTGTGGCCGTCCTTGTGAAGACCACAGCGTGTCCTTGCAGGATCGCGTGGGGATGTCTCATCCTGTTCGTGTCGATGAAGGCTGCCGCAATACGGTGTATAATGCCGTGGATCAATCGGGCGCCGAGTATTTGAGCCATTTCATGGACCTGGGCATTCGCTCTTTCCGAGTCGAGTTCCTGGAAGAGACACCGGACAAAGTCCGAGAAATTCTTGATTTGTACCGCCGGGCGATCAACGGACAAATAAGCGGAACGCAAGTGTGGCGTTCATTGAAAGCTACGAACCAACTTGGTGTTACGCGCGGCCAATTGGTGAAGTAAAGATTTATAGATGGATAAGAGACCCAGTGCCTTTTAGGTGCTGGGTTTGCTGTTTAAATTAGAGGTGTTACCCCAGTTGCACGCGCGGAGAAAAGGGAACGTCGATCCTCTATTCTGGCGAAAAGTGTCATTATCGTGAGGTTGAGGGAACTACAGGGCGTTATTTTGCTGTTTCTTGAGAAATTCAGTGTTTTTTTCGAAATTAGGACCCTGTAGTTCCGCTAAAACTCTCGCATCCCTGCTATTTGCCGAAATAGCTCCCTAGAGTTCCCTCCCTTAATAGGTTTTGTCGCTTTGAAGAGGCTCATCTCTCAGGGTGACGAAGCTGTGTTGCTCACTTTTGGGAAAAGTGAATAAGACTCGTTTATTCGCGAGGCAAGGTAGGAAACACAGAGGGAGCACGTTCTCTGGATTTATGACGAAATACAAGGAATTTCCTTTAGTTACTGTCACTTGTTTAACACCCTGAATATTATGTTACAGCTAATGCCTAAGCCTAATGGACATAAGAAGAAAGGATGGCGATGGATAACAATGAAAAGAACATATAAGTTCACTGAGATCGCTGGTAAAATCGGAAAACCGCGAGCAGCTGTGGTGGAATGGTCTAATTATTTTCGGGATTTTCTTCCGACTAAAGCTATTGGTGGATCCCTAAGGTACACAGAAGAAGCAATTGAAATCTTTGAGATTATTGCCAAGTTGAGTGAAGCCAATAAACCGCTTAGATTTATAAAAGAGCATTTACGGGAAATGTCCCAGAGAGTAGTTCATGCACTTCATGATGAAAAGCCTTTATCCCTTACACCGGCTATTGTTCCTGGTTCTATTTTATCTCCCTCCGCAGACCCTTCAATTTCGCCTTCAGTTCTGAGCAATCCCAACTTTCAATTAAGTAAGGAAACCAAGGAATTAAGTCACATGGTACAGCTCCTCACGCAAAAAATGAGAGCAAATAAATCCCCGGTGGATGGAAGGGAGCGAGTCGACGATCTGAATCAAAAAGTGGGTATATCGTCATTAACAAGTGGTGGGGTTTTGTCGCCTATGCTGGATCAATCAAACGCTCAGTTGAATCAATTAAGCATTGAAGTTGCGGCACTTAGCAACATGATCGAGACGCTAAAATCAAAGGTTATCGAAGTTTCGGGCTTGTCTGAAGAAGTAACGGAGCTGCGCAATCTGATCCAGATTCTCACGCATCATATAACTAATTTGTTCGAACAGGACAGAAGGAATGAAGTTGCTGCCACATTAGTATTCCTGCATAGGGAAATTGAGTTTGTAGCCGTGGAAGCAAAAGGTCTGAAGAATGTGATCGAAACGGTTCAGCAGAAGGTTGCTGAAGATTCGGAGCGAGATCTCCGAGGTGAAATACTTGCGTCCACCAAGGAGTTATTGAACGAACGCTATGAAAGCATATCGGTAGAAGTACAGAACTTGTACAAAGGAAATCAGTTCCATACGCAAAAGGTAATAGAACTGCAAAACGTGATCGAAACCGTTCAGCAGAAGGTTGCTGAGGTTGCGGAAGTTGCGGAGCGAGATCACCGGGGTGAAATACTTGCGTCCACTAAGGAGTTATTGAACCAACGCTATGAAAGCATTTCGGTAGAAGTGCAGAACTTGCATAAAGGAAATCAGTTCCATACGCAAAAGGTAATAGAACTGCAAAACGTGATCGAAACCGTTCAGCAGAAGGTTGCTGAGGTTGCGGAAGTTGCGGAGCGAGATCACCGGGGTGAAATACTTGCGTCCACTAAGGAGTTATTGAACCAACGCTATGAAAGCATTTCGGTAGAAGTGCAGAACTTGCATAAAGGAAATCAGTTCCAAACGCAAAAGGTAATAGAACTGCAAAATGTGATCGAAACCGTTCAGCAGAAGGTTGCTGAGGTTGCGGAAGCTGCGGAGCGAGATCACCGGGGTGAAATACTTGCGTCCACCAAGGAGTTATTGAACCAACGCTATGAAAGCATTTCGGTGGAAGTGCATAACTTGCGTAAAGGAAATCAGTTCCAAACGCAAAAGGTAATAGAACTGCAAAATGTGATCGAAACCGTTCAGCAGAAGGTTGCTGAGGTTGCGGAAGTTGCGGAGCAAAATACCCGAGGAGAAATGCTTGCGGCTTCAACGGAGCTAGTGAACCAACGGTATGATGAAATTTCTCAACAAGTAACATCACAACAAAGATTACTTGATAAGATTGCCAAAATATTAGGATTTTAACAATAAAAACTCCCTAGCAGCTAGGGGGTTTTTATTATGTAAACACATGCGATGACAGTTTGATTCCTTGGAATCGATGATTCAGCATGCTAATAACTCTCTTCCTCATCTTTCGTTCACATTTTAGACACAATTTTTTAATCTATTTTTC
Above is a genomic segment from Paenibacillus sp. HWE-109 containing:
- a CDS encoding FG-GAP repeat domain-containing protein, with translation MALSKIRIYQMMTGLGLCLLIMLGILLFLPKIDETKLLYATSGDVYDTAAYGNFQQTLQAGVDISKQPLSTLSTSQLRKYDAVYLDPSLAEDAQWAEQVVKLTGYVKQGGHLLIENGFSSSFPLDFLGAERLVDLQKLPLANTETPLFTYPQVPVNLQGLQQTFQLFSQSYLKHHTLNDMPGFHMGYGFVPSTGQSIVAMNAAGQSISLAMQNRIGKGAVVISSNFLPNRYFPTGFDMKSGMDPKLGFTKLAAKYQTEGKSTPGTTYFNKRALPIEPYFSFDFAAANMQYRSELLSYAAKETLGYSVRKVLGPYGRPAMAFQNHFEAMPAIQQKDGIAWAELLKKYNEIPSFTLVRNAFYWGQWRESVTVQLNTGTNAKPQFVGELPGSGYASGLHVMSAGKPLRQALFPQYRDLASAIELPYRAYPAAADLNGDGRTDLMAGSADGFVYKYTNLGPAAAAYASEPPPEGLALPDTFGAPEKILLESGEPLQLGPYSTVHASDVNGDGRADLVVSDESGAVRLLPQLAGGRFAKPAALLAGGKPLQLPAGPAAPLVADIDGDGKLDLVLGGADGRVRLYKGRSAAALDLTPGSEIITLPHQATHAAPAARDMNDDGRLDLVVGSSDGDLQVYLQGAGGTWTPQGPLEGATLNQVGNHALVAGHNSVPLWVDLNHDGKDDLVVGGIEFGSPVSIDDPQFPYPAELKTFIDYARDNHLDLNPHVFVHNFKSSAQEKTELTLHKQAFDKLGIPWLHPGTNQHTWRVNNEVHEQTLTSEQQQGMWYNFGFLPSESPVIARPDAIWSLPFLLQDSQGATDQTMLIHTPTPVLRTGDYATTDVFDSMVKLDMPIDYFEHIEYHFPVPSKIADLTEFADYFDKLRTKHDYNFMTETQMAKSFLAAMKSDVQISQSWVSYLWDKLKDRLAGGSPHFHATLTPNSAQVPSLADEYTSTLGVVIEKGDKLALYSLQSSSDTYTTIDHKLYLGLAKSASIGIGPQQDQFHIVRSNVPFALTHQGSTYQLKLKSAGLQQVKLYSPTELTFNASDLQVAYDAPTQTYTITRYGDLATLTFTSQNQ
- a CDS encoding U32 family peptidase; protein product: MRTIRREDIELLAPAGDWDCLRAAVANGADAVFFGVEKFNARARAHNFTMAELPDIMSFLHLYGVQGFLTFNILVFEEELNEAKQLIEACIDAGVDAVIVQDLGLVKMIREISPDFPIHGSTQMTITSPEAVEFTKPFDIERVVLGRENNLKQIKQIGDQARLPMEVFVHGALCVSYSGQCLTSEMWGGRSANRGECAQACRLPYDLMVDGVQKPMGDVTYLLSPKDLAAIEIVPELIEAGVRSFKIEGRLKTPEYVANVVSKYRRAIDRYFDGEDARPSKDEVRELQQSFSRGFTVGFLNGTNNKQLVDGTFPKSRGVFVGRIKQILRDGVICELEAPIKRGDGVVFDAGDPTKKEEGGRIYDLRRKGEKLEGEAEGGLIEIIMGRNDVELNRLHVGDRIWKTNDPHLDKRLRQTFETDKPYRTFPVSVTITGVEGEPLKSWWTDIQGGHTVFVQSELPLVRAEKRPMDEQLFTEQFGRLGGTIYELSQLDVQLVGELIVPMRELNSMRRSAVELMEDERQKPRSYIKREVGVYDDVLPSVTERHEAAVNAPALSLADRSAVELTALCRNLEQVKAVLETTDDVQLIYADFEFIKQFPAAVEAVHAAGRKIALVTPRIHMPGETGYFNNILKLKPDAVLIRNTGAAYFFLKHRLENPDAPQPQLIGDFSLNVANHKAAALFLEAGLAKVTPSYDLNIQQMVDLLRRAEASKLEVVIHQHMPMFHTEHCVYCTFLSEGTDFTNCGRPCEDHSVSLQDRVGMSHPVRVDEGCRNTVYNAVDQSGAEYLSHFMDLGIRSFRVEFLEETPDKVREILDLYRRAINGQISGTQVWRSLKATNQLGVTRGQLVK